From the Papaver somniferum cultivar HN1 chromosome 2, ASM357369v1, whole genome shotgun sequence genome, the window CATCCATATTCATATTTTTCAGAACATAAACATGGCTTGTAAGAAACTTAAACTGGAAAATCCATTATTTGAGCTGTTCTTCTATAAAACCTAATAAGAAAgacgaaaaaataaagaaacataaacCTGACCCAGTTTTCCATTATCAACCAAACTATCAACTCCATCAACCAAACCTTAAAACATCAACTACTTACTCGTAATGGGGACCGCCATAAACACGACTTGTCAATCTCCGGTTGACCTCAGCTCCTCCAATGCCAATTTGATTTGGTCTTGCACCAAGTCCATCCGTTTCGCATAAACCTCCAATTCCAGTACCTGCTGTTTTTTCCACTTCTCATCCACCATTTCTCCGCTCAACAAAttcatcgaagaagaagaattagCCCCAAAGTTGAATGGATTTAAACCCATCACTCCTAACCCTCTTACATTATTTGGTCCATTAATCGCAGACTGAAGCAATTCTTTAAACAACGGAGATAAACAACTCTTTACAGTCTCTTCAATCACACTTGAAACCGAAAAATTCACGGGAATATTTGAAGGATTAGAAACATTAGGCGGTACCTCAGTTCTCTTTCTAATCCGTTTTCTTGACCTCGGAATAGCCTGCTTCTCTGAACCATTAATATCCGCGGCAACACCCCCATTATTACCTAAAGTTACATTCTTTACCTCAACAATCTGGAGAGGATTAGGGTTTCCATCTTcctcctcaacaccaccaccagaTACTACTACATCACCACCAGCCTCAGCACCCCAGATTTTCTTAGAGATTTCAAAACAAGATTGATCATGAGGCGTCTTAAAAACTAAATCTTTACCAGAACTGACTCTACTCATAACATTTCTATACTTCtttttcaatcttcttaatttctCAACTAACTGATTCTTATTAAACTCAAGCTGTAGTTTTGTTTTGATCTGATCATAAAATGGACCTGTATCATGATGATAAGATGATGAGTTTTTAGTACCAGTACCTCTTTGTTTTGTATTGTATTCAAAAAACCCTTGTAAAAGCCCAATTTCATCTTCATCTGTCCACAGCCTCTGAAACAATTTTCTCTCTTCAGTTGAGGGGGGTTTTCTCTCTTCAGTTGTTGTCGTTATAGTCATTGGAGTGATGGGTTCTTCAATTTTTTGCCGCTTGATTTCAGGTTCACCACCAGTTTgggtggtggtaatggtggtggCGATTGCtggagtagtggtggtggtggtggaaacaGAAGTTGAAACAACGGGGGTGGTTGTTGCAATGTTAGGAATAGTGGGTTGTTGAGGAATAGGATCAGAAGAAGTTGTAGGAGAATCtaattcaagatcttcatcttcatcttcatcatactcctccatatcttcatcttcttcaagttcttcatcttcatcatcaaaatcttcttcttcttcttgattagtATTCATGTTTTGATCCTCTTCTTCAGGCATTCTCGAAGAGAAACAGAGAGGGAGATATAGATGAACAGAGGGATTAGTTGAATCTCGGCGATTAAAAGGAGAGAAAGGTATTATGGTTTTGGATTTTGGTGTTTGGCGTGAACTTGTGGGGTGGGGGTTTTAGGTTAGTTCTTTTGGCATCTAGGGTTCGCGATGGGGGTCTTAATTATAGGTCTAGGTTATTTAAGGCTGAGCTGACTAATTCACGATTTTCATGTTGGGATGGGATAACTAAAGAAAGGTTTTTCCTTTTCGAACCTAAAGATAATATTCGTGATGGTTTATCCTTTTTCTGCTCAAACCCTACACGAATAACAGAACAAAAAGTTTGGCAAACTTGCCAAATTCTGATGCTATACCAAACTACTTGTACTAGTCCACTAGACCCTTGGTTCGAAAGATGATGCACACTAATTGGCAGCCTCAAAGCTACTACTGTTTGCTTATCCGAACAGTTTTTATAAATGAAATATTAAATCTTTTGAAATAAATATCATGATCCAAGGTTATGCCACCCTAAGCCCTACTGTTTTGTGATATTCATGGCTCCGTTCCTTATTGGTGAACTTGGCGCGGCTAGTCAGCTTGCTAACCTTAGTTGTAATGAGTGCTGCTATAAATTATAGCTTTTTGTTTATTAGGATCCATGGTTTTCGACCATTTGAACCATTCATATACTTAAAGTATGCTTTTGTTTGACCATGAGAGATGTAAAAGGGGCAAACTTAGTTGCCTGCCACTAGTTTTTTTGGTTTCTGTTTGGAAAGTACACCATGTTTATTCCTCCACTGCCAACAAAACATTCATGTTTGGCCACATGAATGAAAAGTTCGTTTCATGCCATCGCTTAAAGATTGTGGGCATTTAGTCATGACTTTTGTTTACTGTGAAGATGATCATGTGGCATGATATATTCCAACTGAAACTTTCATGATGCGaggaacttttttttttaatcgttCTATTTATTACTCACCGGGTTGCAGACCTGTGCGGTGTTGTATCATTATTGATTCGaatctgggacctcctggaacgcattaaATCTCTAAGGAACGGGGTGATCAGCCGAGCTAGCTAccgtttttttattattttttattattattatctttttctttgctCTTAGAGTAATAGGGTGTTCGTTTTTTGCTGACTCGGCGTTTGAATCTTACTCGTACCAGACTGTTTATTTTTTAGACTGAGTCAGACCCAACCCCTGGCTTGGACCCATTTGAATCAGGGAATAAAATATCCCTAGTTCAGTCAAATCTGATTcgaaaaacaaacatattgagtcacaCCTAGACGAGTCAGACTCGGGAGAAAAAAACATGATGTAAGTCTTATTATGAAATTCAAGCTATCCCAAATGTGGAAAAAATGTGGAGTGTCAAGTGTGATGACTTCCAAATTAGGATCATCCACATTTTTCACAAGGTTTCATGTAAGATAGCTTGGAATCCTAATAATAGAGGTAATCCAATTCGAATTAAATACGATTTGAAATCGCGTTAAAACTATCAGAAAACGTTATTTGTATTGCCATAAAACGTTAATCGGATTAGCACTCAATATGAACCATTGATTTAAAAGTTTTCAGGACAGATCCTAATACTTGGAGTGAGTGGCAATCCGACTAGATTGATTGTCGTTTTACACCAGAATTAGGAATCTTCCACCACTAGACTTACAATTTTGTATCTATATCACGTGTTGATGTGTCATGAAACTTGAAAGTTGGATTTCTTCCGGCGTAAGGCTTGATCTTATATTACTTGCTACAAAATCTCCACCTCTTTAAAACCGctataaaggaaaatcaaatcAACTAATAAAAATTGAACCATTGGATTGAAGATCGGTAATGTCAGAGGAAAAGACAAACTATTAAATTAATGAGAAAATCTGGAGTGATAATTGTTGCTTACATGGATTTAAGTAAAAATAGCTTGAAAAATCATTTATCTACGAGAAGATGATATTTTATAAAAATGAATTCTATATTTGAAATTTCATATCTTGCGAGTTAAGCATCGAGTTTATATGAATTTCATAAACTAAAATTGACATTCAATACTTCATATTCTTGGAGCTAAACATCGAGTTTATATCAATTTCTTATATTTAGAAAGCCTTTAAAATTATTTATACGAGGAGCAAATTTAATAATATTAAATTTTTACTTTCTAACATATAATCATCTCCGATTTTTATAAAATTTTTCAAAGGCTAAACATATATATTTTAAGGATAAAGTGAAACAACTTATTCATATACTCAGATGGTGTTTAAAAATTTAAATCCTTATCCATCATCTcataataaaatatatatttaatttttgaatgaaaattcATAACACACGTCGTGTTACACTCTTCCAAACTACTTAAAAGGTAAGTAGAAAAAATAGTGTTGTCGACATGCGACGTACATGCACACTACTTGTTCGTCAAACTAGAGTTAGTAGTAATTTAACCCAGTTACTAACAGCCATCATCAAAACCTGCTATGGTGGGGGAAAACACAACTTCGTCAGGTACTAACTGGTTATTCTCAAATTTAAATGCCAAATGACAGGGTGCAACCATAATTATGGAACAATAAACTCTTGAAACTATATCAACATTTTGGATGGTGAACTAGTTACTGATTAAAAGAAATGGACATAATCAATTTAATCATAGATCTACTAAGAatataagtttttggattcatataCCCTGAATAGAATTTTCATAAATTAATGAATGATAAATTAACAACTTCTCTAAAATAAAATGCTAGAGACTGCCTCAACACGTaatgaagttgactttagtagcCAGTTCAAGCGACCGACTTTTGGAACTAAACTTGAGAATCgaacttgacatgccaacgcttggtgggttcaactgagtagTGCTCTAAAAGTGTATACGAGTAAGATAATAATAAAGGCAGAAGATAAACGGGAAAACAACCATAACAAAAAATGTATGTGGCTCACCTATACGGGATATATTCACGGTCAAACCCCACCATAAAATAATATTTGTAAATAAAGATCATGATATGCTCCCAGCACAATCCATGGGAGAAAACCCAAACTGAAAAGTGagcaagacatacccgagaacaatATTAGAAAACCTTAGAACTAATTTTCTGGATCATTCTTCAAACCAACCTCATATCATCTCTTCCATACCCTTTTCATGGTTGCTAGTAACATATGAAAAATATTGAAATACTATAGAAACTTGGTTTAGCCAAATCCTTTATCTTCAAAAACTTGAAAACCAAAATTCTCTTTCTAGAATTTTCTCTCACACTGACATTGGCCCCCAGGTAACACTCGATGCTCCTTAATAAagagaccaaaaacctaaaacacaAGGTTTTAGCACTCTTCTAAGTTCAATTGATTCATACCTTCAATCTTATCCATTTTATATATGGTGGGTTAGTGGTGGGGAGGGGGTTTGCGGACAATCTTCACCATTTTTTTATAATCCAATTGACAATGtatttcaagctaatattttgacAATACGTTCGTCTTATTAAACTATATTCCTACAGAAAATGAGTATATTTCGAAATACCAAACTTCACCATCTACCAATTTTAATTTCGACCTTTCATTCTCAACTGCTGATTTTCAAAGTGGTAGATTGTGGTGTTACACATCTCCAATTGTGCTTATTTTTTGTAAGATTGTCAGGTTTCATAAAAAAATGTATCACCAAAATATTGGCTTCAAATTCATTATCGTTAGGGTTGTAAAAAAAATTGGTACAAACCGTGTAAgatagttgttagagcactgctcggtcgaacttgcaagcgttgctatctcaagcttgtttgacaagtttagttgaccaaaactatatacttgagttctagtctacttatagctatgtctcggattagaatagaagtgtagttgagctttagactttacgACATTCATTAATTGAAGAACAAGATCTATtaaagatcttggaggaacttcatcaacaaaagctatgtgacactacaccaaattctggaTTTAACAACCTAGATTAGCAACAGCGCTAGAGTTGTTGCTAACTCGCAACCAAAAATAGCAGTTGCGAACTTTTAGCAACAATTAATTTCTTCTGCGAAACTCGCAACTGCTCCTTTTCTGTTGCTACTAGCAACTGCGGAAAATTCACGCATGCCGCTCGTCTGTGTGCCAAGTAACACTTATTGTTATTTTTATACCCAGTCAACTTAAACCATTTTGATCAGATAGATGATTCCACCCTAAGACCCATAATTTCTCCAACCCAAGACTTTTAGAAAACTTATCCCTTCCTTATCCCTTCTCTATTTTCTCATTCGTTCTCTCATTTTCTAATTCATTCTCTCTATTCGTccgtaagaagaagaaaaacaagaggaagaagagatgggAGCAGTAGCTGGTGGTGAAGAAAAAGATATTGGTGCACAGATCGCACCTATCATTAAACTTGAAAAAGTTTACAACTGGTGAAGAAGCTCTTATCTAAATCTCGGTGATTTAGTTTTCTAATtcaaatttgatttgattttttttgtttattggtttgattttttgttgttgattttctGTAGAAAAGAGAAATTGTACcgatttgataaaaataaaaatcaatagaAAGAGGAGTTAGAACTTTGAAGCTTCTTAAACATAAACAGAATGGGAAAGTTGGGTCGGTTATGAGACAATCTAAGCCATTCAAGATCTATGCTAATCATCtaggtttgtttttcttttttgtttctgaaTTGATTTTGGTTCTTCTTTGAGGTGTTGATTTGATTTGTGAGATTTGATTTCAagttcagaagaagaagaaggaaaggaTTGTGTGAAATCTGAACCCTAAATTCCCAATTTTAGGGTTCTTTTTCTATATGAAGCCCCGAATGATTAGATCTTGATATCTTCATCTGAAGGTGTCTGAGTTTCAATTTTGATTCATTCACGAGTATTGGAATGGGTTTTTGGGGCCAAATTTAATTATTGAAGAAGTTGAAACTTAAGTTTATATCAGGGTTTGTTTTATTTATGGATGAAATGAAGGTTTTGAGATAGATAGATTTTAAAATTCATTGATTTTGATGATTCATTTTGTGCACTGAGAAAGATTTTGGAAAGATGCTtttgagctttttttttttttaacttaagagCGAAGTTAAAATCAGATTTGTGATTGATTGGTTGGTATTTTGAGATTTTGGGGGTTTTCAAAATGCCGCTGCTTAGTAGAAGTGGCTGTGTATAATTGATCTTTGAAGTGTAATAGCGTAGAATCTTTCCTCTTACTTTCgcagtttctttttcttctttaagcAAGTTGACCACATTCACAATCTACAGCCATTTTTTTGTCTTTGCAGCCTAATTTGGTCTTCCATAATGTATTTACTCCACTTCAGGCATCTCCATTCC encodes:
- the LOC113347045 gene encoding probable transcription factor At3g04930: MPEEEDQNMNTNQEEEEDFDDEDEELEEDEDMEEYDEDEDEDLELDSPTTSSDPIPQQPTIPNIATTTPVVSTSVSTTTTTTPAIATTITTTQTGGEPEIKRQKIEEPITPMTITTTTEERKPPSTEERKLFQRLWTDEDEIGLLQGFFEYNTKQRGTGTKNSSSYHHDTGPFYDQIKTKLQLEFNKNQLVEKLRRLKKKYRNVMSRVSSGKDLVFKTPHDQSCFEISKKIWGAEAGGDVVVSGGGVEEEDGNPNPLQIVEVKNVTLGNNGGVAADINGSEKQAIPRSRKRIRKRTEVPPNVSNPSNIPVNFSVSSVIEETVKSCLSPLFKELLQSAINGPNNVRGLGVMGLNPFNFGANSSSSMNLLSGEMVDEKWKKQQVLELEVYAKRMDLVQDQIKLALEELRSTGD